In Leuconostoc kimchii IMSNU 11154, the DNA window GTTACTTGATAACGCACCTTTTTTTGCACAACAAATCTATCAATGGTGGTTATGATAGGCTAATATTTAGAAATTAAAGATCGCAATATGTAGGTGTTGGAGCCCACAATAATCATGAACAAAAAAGTATTGAAAACCTTAGAATACGACAAAATCAAGTTACAATTACGCCAGTTTTTGTCAACACCTGTTGGCTTACAAGAGGCAGAGAATTTATATCCTGAAACAAATATTGAAACTATTAACTATTGGTTGCTTGAAACTGCCGATGGTGTTTTAATTGATCGCTTGAAGGGCGGCATTTCACTGACGAAATTAGCTGATATTACCACACACCTTAAGCGATTAAACATTAGTGCCAGTTTAAGTGCAACTGAATTATCAGAAATCAGTAATGTCTTACGTAATACGAATAGCGTTGTTAATTTTTTTGCTCAGATGAGAGATGAGGCAATTGGTGAGTCGTTACAAGTGTTGCCAGAACAAGCAGCGCGTTTAGTTTCATTGCCTGATGTTACCCGCCAAATACAACGAGCAATTGATGTCACTGGTCGTATTAATGATGAGGCTTCTTTTGATTTAAAGGCCATTCGTGGCAAAATTACAGGTCATGAGCAAGCGGTTAAAAATAAAATGCAAGCCTATACTAGGGGCAAGTCGGCACAATATTTAAGTGACCCAATTGTGACAATTCGTAGCGATCGTTATGTGCTGCCAGTTAAAGCAGAGTACCGTAATCAGTTTGGTGGCGTTGTTCATGATCAAAGCCAAACAGGTCAAACGTTGTATATTGAACCACAAGTTGTTGTTGAACTTAATAATAAATTAAGTGAGTTGCGAGTGAAAGAACATGCTGAAGAACAACGTGTGTTACAAGAATTATCTGCTACGTTGATGCCTTATACTTCAGAGTTAGCGCAAAATGTGACTATTTTAGGCCATTTTGATTTTGTTAATGCAAAGGCACGATTGGCGGCACAATTGGATGCTATGCAGCCAATTGTTAATATGAACAACTTTGTTGATTTACAACAAGCGTGGCACCCGTTGTTGGATAAAAATATTGCTGTTGCAAATGATATCGCTTTGGGAGAGGACTATAAAGCCATTATCATCACAGGACCAAACACAGGTGGTAAAACAATTACGATTAAAACACTAGGGTTGTTACAGTTGATGGCCCAGTCAGGTCTGTTTATTACGACAAAACGGCCTTCAACCGTCGGCGTTTTTAATGAGATTTTTGCAGACATTGGGGATGAACAGTCAATTGAACAAAGTTTATCCACATTTAGTTCGCACATGGCAAACATTGTATCGATGATTGATCAAATCGATAGTCGTACCTTAGTTATTTTTGATGAACTTGGCGCAGGAACAGATCCATCTGAAGGCGCTGCATTGGCCATGGCAATATTGGACAAAGTGGCTAGTTTAGGTGCTTATGTCATTGCGACAACACATTATCCAGAGCTGAAACTATACGGTTACAATCGACCCGAAACGTTAAACGCATCCATGGTTTTTGATGTCGAAACATTGCGGCCAACTTATCAATTTCTAATGGGTGTTCCTGGACAGTCCAACGCATTAGCAATTGCCAAAAGGCTAGGTTTGGGGCTAGATGTTATTGGCGCGGCAACGTCGCTTACTGATAAATCAGATCAAGATCTAAACCATATGATTCTTGATTTGGTAACACAACGTGATGCGGTTAAAAAGCACAATTTGGAATTAGAATTACGCTTAAAGACAACAAAAGAGCAATCAGAATCACTGGCTGAAGAACGACGACAATTGGAACAAAAGCGTGCACGCATTGTTTTGGATGCTAAAAATGAAGCTAATCATATTGTAGCAGCGACAAAAAAACAAGCCGATCAGTTAATATCAGAAATTCGTAAAGAACGCTTAAATGCGGGTCAACAAGCAGGAAAGCTAAGTGAACAAGATTTGCAAGCTAAAAAAGGCCAGCTAGATAAACTGAAACAAAACGGTAGTTTAGAAAAAAATAAAGTTCTCCAAAAAGCTAAGCGTGCTAAAGCATTAGCTGCTGGTGATGAGATTGTGGTAAAGTCATATAATCAACAAGGTGTCTTAGTTAAACAGCATAGTAATGGCCAATGGGAAGTTGAAATGGGCATATTAAAAATGTTAGTTGACGATGACGATATTATCAAAACTGAAGCAACAGCTAAGGCGCAACAGGTCAAAACTAAACAAAAGAGACAAAAAGTGGCTAAGACAAGTATAACAGGCGGCTCATCACGTCGCACGGCTAGCGCTAACTTAGATTTGCGAGGCGTACGTTACGAGGCCGCCATAGCTGAACTTGATCGTTACTTAGATACTGCTGTTTTAGCAAATCTTGGCGCCGTAGAGATTATTCATGGCAAAGGGACAGGCGCATTACGAAAGGGCGTAACAGAATTTTTGCGTTCAGACCGACGTGTCAAATCATTTCATTTTGCAAACGCAAATGCTGGCGGAGACGGCGCTACAATTGCTGAACTCACTTAATTAACATAGAGTAGAAGACGTATGGCTAACGTCTTCTACTTTTTTACCACCAGCATAGATGTTTTTGTGTGATGAAGAAGCATACAGATGTAATGTGGTAAAATGATTAATAATAGTAAGTTTAAAAGTTATTCGATCAGGTTATGATGTTAAAATAACAAATACAAATATCAGGGGGCTGAGATATTAGATGCCAGAATTACCAGAAGTTGAAACAGTACGTCGTGGTTTAGAAAAATTGATTATTGGAAGCCAAATTAAACAAGTTAAGTTACCGTATCCCAAAGTGATTACAGGTGACTCACAGGCATTTGTAACGGGTGTTTTAAATGCAACGTTTCACGCAATTGATCGTCGAGGTAAGTATCTATTATTACGGTTATCTAATGGGCATACCATTGTGTCACACTTAAGAATGGAAGGACAATATTCTGTTGAACCACTTGGTGCACAGCCGTATAAACACACCGAAATTATTTTTGAATTAGATGATCAGCGCGCTATTTTTTATAATGATACACGGCGCTTTGGTCGTATGGTTCTGACAACGACAGATCATGAAACAGATGAAGTCCAGTCTCTTGGAAAGTTGGGACCAGAGCCGACTGATGTGTCACTCACGTTGCCCTATATGATAGATATTTTTTCACGTTCCAAGAAACCGGTTAAAAGTTTTTTGTTGGATCAAAATAAAATTGCTGGTATTGGTAACATATATGCAGATGAAGTACTATGGCAAAGTAAAATTCACCCAGAAACACCGGCCAATGAGCTGTCTGAAATTGAACTGGCAACCTTGCGTCAGAATATTATCAGTGAAATGAAAATGGCAATTAAAAATCATGGCACAACAGTACACAGTTTTAGCAATGTATTTGGTGAGGTTGGCCAATTTCAAAATAAATTAGAAGCTTATGGCCGTGTTGGTCAACCATGTCTCCGTTGTGGTGAGCCATTGGTGAAAATAAAAGTAGGTCAACGCGGCACAACATATTGCCCCGTTTGTCAAGTGAAGTATTCTAGGAGAACTAATGAAGTCAGTGGAACCAATTAGTATTAGTGGTGTTAAGCGTGAGGCACGCGAATTGTATCATGGCCATTTTAAAACTGCAATTAAGATTAATATTATTCCAATTATCACAACAGTGTTAGCGACATTGGCTACGGGAATACTTGTCTATTCAATTTTTACCAATCTTTCCGCTACGGTCGATGTTCCAGTTGACAATACAGATACTGGTTTAACTCAAATTTATTCTATTTTAAGAAGTATCTTAAGCGACGCCGTGCAGTTGCTATTCCTGTGGACGGCCAGTTGGACATTAATTGATTGGTATGAAAGCCCTAAGGATACACCGAGTCTAAAGGACAGTTTTCAGCTCTTTAGACGTGGGAATGTTTGGCATACTTTTCTGCTTGCACTTGTACAAAATATGTTGCTATTTTTATGGACGCTGTTGTTCTTTATTCCAGGTATAGTCAAAGGTTTTTCTTA includes these proteins:
- a CDS encoding DUF975 family protein; its protein translation is MKSVEPISISGVKREARELYHGHFKTAIKINIIPIITTVLATLATGILVYSIFTNLSATVDVPVDNTDTGLTQIYSILRSILSDAVQLLFLWTASWTLIDWYESPKDTPSLKDSFQLFRRGNVWHTFLLALVQNMLLFLWTLLFFIPGIVKGFSYSQTYFAYKIDIENHTRQPQLTDYITVSRRIMAGRKWELFLLELSFIGWHLLGILTAGLAYIYVVPYLNATRVAYSRHLFTLAMTESVAK
- the mutM gene encoding bifunctional DNA-formamidopyrimidine glycosylase/DNA-(apurinic or apyrimidinic site) lyase yields the protein MPELPEVETVRRGLEKLIIGSQIKQVKLPYPKVITGDSQAFVTGVLNATFHAIDRRGKYLLLRLSNGHTIVSHLRMEGQYSVEPLGAQPYKHTEIIFELDDQRAIFYNDTRRFGRMVLTTTDHETDEVQSLGKLGPEPTDVSLTLPYMIDIFSRSKKPVKSFLLDQNKIAGIGNIYADEVLWQSKIHPETPANELSEIELATLRQNIISEMKMAIKNHGTTVHSFSNVFGEVGQFQNKLEAYGRVGQPCLRCGEPLVKIKVGQRGTTYCPVCQVKYSRRTNEVSGTN
- a CDS encoding endonuclease MutS2; protein product: MNKKVLKTLEYDKIKLQLRQFLSTPVGLQEAENLYPETNIETINYWLLETADGVLIDRLKGGISLTKLADITTHLKRLNISASLSATELSEISNVLRNTNSVVNFFAQMRDEAIGESLQVLPEQAARLVSLPDVTRQIQRAIDVTGRINDEASFDLKAIRGKITGHEQAVKNKMQAYTRGKSAQYLSDPIVTIRSDRYVLPVKAEYRNQFGGVVHDQSQTGQTLYIEPQVVVELNNKLSELRVKEHAEEQRVLQELSATLMPYTSELAQNVTILGHFDFVNAKARLAAQLDAMQPIVNMNNFVDLQQAWHPLLDKNIAVANDIALGEDYKAIIITGPNTGGKTITIKTLGLLQLMAQSGLFITTKRPSTVGVFNEIFADIGDEQSIEQSLSTFSSHMANIVSMIDQIDSRTLVIFDELGAGTDPSEGAALAMAILDKVASLGAYVIATTHYPELKLYGYNRPETLNASMVFDVETLRPTYQFLMGVPGQSNALAIAKRLGLGLDVIGAATSLTDKSDQDLNHMILDLVTQRDAVKKHNLELELRLKTTKEQSESLAEERRQLEQKRARIVLDAKNEANHIVAATKKQADQLISEIRKERLNAGQQAGKLSEQDLQAKKGQLDKLKQNGSLEKNKVLQKAKRAKALAAGDEIVVKSYNQQGVLVKQHSNGQWEVEMGILKMLVDDDDIIKTEATAKAQQVKTKQKRQKVAKTSITGGSSRRTASANLDLRGVRYEAAIAELDRYLDTAVLANLGAVEIIHGKGTGALRKGVTEFLRSDRRVKSFHFANANAGGDGATIAELT